A part of Aegilops tauschii subsp. strangulata cultivar AL8/78 chromosome 2, Aet v6.0, whole genome shotgun sequence genomic DNA contains:
- the LOC109765749 gene encoding trihelix transcription factor ASR3 isoform X2 — MSSAGDPGGGIAGPGRAARLPRWTRQEILVLIEGKRVVEVRGRGRGRGAAGGAAAEPTKWAAVAEYCRRHGVERGPVQCRKRWSNLAGDYKKIREWERSLPSLAGKEVSFWAMRNDARRERRLPGFFDREVYDIIEGRGSGGGGIRDSGSNAAAVLAEVGEEEGKEKVVFDSGRASVAGDDGLFSSSSSSEEEDEETSTPAPPPVPVPVLPTAPYPSPSQAPAVVAVPVPVPVPEKKTEAPTQGSSEQGTSKGKQQEEIRITDEPPPPQGGQKRQRSDDAPGETADLQGKLVEILDRSSRMVAAQLEAQNINCQLDREQRKDQVSSLLGVLGKVADALYRIADKL; from the exons ATGTCTAGCGCCGGTGATCCCGGCGGCGGGATCGCAGGGCCTGGGCGCGCGGCGCGGCTGCCGCGGTGGACGCGGCAGGAGATACTGGTCCTCATCGAGGGGAAGCGGGTGGTGGAGGTACGCGGGCGCGGCAGGGGCAGGGGAGCAGCGGGCGGAGCGGCCGCGGAGCCGACCAAGTGGGCGGCTGTGGCGGAGTACTGCCGGCGGCACGGCGTGGAGCGGGGCCCCGTGCAGTGCCGGAAGCGGTGGAGCAACCtcgccggcgactacaagaagatCAGGGAGTGGGAGCGCTCGCTGCCGTCCTTGGCGGGGAAGGAGGTGTCCTTCTGGGCCATGCGGAACGACGCGCGGCGGGAGAGGAGGCTCCCGGGCTTCTTCGACCGCGAGGTGTACGACATAATCGAGGGCcgtggcagcggcggcggcggcatccgCGACAGTGGCAGTAATGCGGCCGCGGTGCTTGCGGAGGTTGGGGAGGAGGAGGGCAAGGAGAAGGTGGTGTTCGACAGTGGCCGCGcgtccgtggccggggacgacGGGCTGTTTTCGTCCTCATCGTCGTCTGAGGAAGAGGACGAGGAAACGTCCACGCCTGCGCCTCCGCCGGTGCCGGTGCCGGTTCTGCCGACGGCTCCATATCCGTCTCCATCTCAGGCGCCCGCGGTGGTGgccgtgcccgtgcccgtgcctGTACCCG AGAAGAAGACCGAGGCACCTACGCAAGGGAGCTCAGAGCAAG GGACATCCAAAGGCAAGCAACAAGAAGAAATTAGAATTACCGATGAGCCGCCACCACCGCAGGGTGGGCAGAAGAGGCAGCGCAGCGATGATGCCCCAGGAGAAACCGCTGACCTGCAGGGCAAGCTTGTTGAGATTCTAGACCGGAGCAGCCGGATGGTGGCGGCACAGCTGGAGGCGCAGAACATCAACTGCCAACTGGATAGGGAGCAGAGGAAGGACCAAGTGAGCAGCTTGCTAGGTGTGCTTGGCAAGGTGGCTGATGCCCTCTACAGAATTGCTGACAAGCTGTAG
- the LOC109765749 gene encoding trihelix transcription factor ASR3 isoform X1 translates to MSSAGDPGGGIAGPGRAARLPRWTRQEILVLIEGKRVVEVRGRGRGRGAAGGAAAEPTKWAAVAEYCRRHGVERGPVQCRKRWSNLAGDYKKIREWERSLPSLAGKEVSFWAMRNDARRERRLPGFFDREVYDIIEGRGSGGGGIRDSGSNAAAVLAEVGEEEGKEKVVFDSGRASVAGDDGLFSSSSSSEEEDEETSTPAPPPVPVPVLPTAPYPSPSQAPAVVAVPVPVPVPEKKTEAPTQGSSEQAGTSKGKQQEEIRITDEPPPPQGGQKRQRSDDAPGETADLQGKLVEILDRSSRMVAAQLEAQNINCQLDREQRKDQVSSLLGVLGKVADALYRIADKL, encoded by the exons ATGTCTAGCGCCGGTGATCCCGGCGGCGGGATCGCAGGGCCTGGGCGCGCGGCGCGGCTGCCGCGGTGGACGCGGCAGGAGATACTGGTCCTCATCGAGGGGAAGCGGGTGGTGGAGGTACGCGGGCGCGGCAGGGGCAGGGGAGCAGCGGGCGGAGCGGCCGCGGAGCCGACCAAGTGGGCGGCTGTGGCGGAGTACTGCCGGCGGCACGGCGTGGAGCGGGGCCCCGTGCAGTGCCGGAAGCGGTGGAGCAACCtcgccggcgactacaagaagatCAGGGAGTGGGAGCGCTCGCTGCCGTCCTTGGCGGGGAAGGAGGTGTCCTTCTGGGCCATGCGGAACGACGCGCGGCGGGAGAGGAGGCTCCCGGGCTTCTTCGACCGCGAGGTGTACGACATAATCGAGGGCcgtggcagcggcggcggcggcatccgCGACAGTGGCAGTAATGCGGCCGCGGTGCTTGCGGAGGTTGGGGAGGAGGAGGGCAAGGAGAAGGTGGTGTTCGACAGTGGCCGCGcgtccgtggccggggacgacGGGCTGTTTTCGTCCTCATCGTCGTCTGAGGAAGAGGACGAGGAAACGTCCACGCCTGCGCCTCCGCCGGTGCCGGTGCCGGTTCTGCCGACGGCTCCATATCCGTCTCCATCTCAGGCGCCCGCGGTGGTGgccgtgcccgtgcccgtgcctGTACCCG AGAAGAAGACCGAGGCACCTACGCAAGGGAGCTCAGAGCAAG CAGGGACATCCAAAGGCAAGCAACAAGAAGAAATTAGAATTACCGATGAGCCGCCACCACCGCAGGGTGGGCAGAAGAGGCAGCGCAGCGATGATGCCCCAGGAGAAACCGCTGACCTGCAGGGCAAGCTTGTTGAGATTCTAGACCGGAGCAGCCGGATGGTGGCGGCACAGCTGGAGGCGCAGAACATCAACTGCCAACTGGATAGGGAGCAGAGGAAGGACCAAGTGAGCAGCTTGCTAGGTGTGCTTGGCAAGGTGGCTGATGCCCTCTACAGAATTGCTGACAAGCTGTAG
- the LOC109765748 gene encoding uncharacterized protein — translation MAAEGGGGGGGGGAGEGFEERVKRLFGSRLFGDVPSSSFPAASWSVAAGDVERQRWARPSEARDEEEERAAAERADTPCSSAFYDANGCLRGRRRRSKQDFEDDPEDDEEDEEDVRGEDDRKEEKDEEEEVRVSIGLDPTLDREEEEDKYDRAAFGKEDAAERVYMSEIMDEGINMSINTVVPDLLDDTIDEICGLSKDPRADLDAASARLREDNSSGKIGLHSPTQTKECPTAGMQAMRAQDIGVKPILKRKEEQADSKPRKRVRFNADVKEQPVELLEHDEDSPMVPQSMDVVTTKGNLGNSSTPSGVPDYVRNPSKYTCYTMETPESTDESNRRALADLHNLLGRSDPNKMQPETPAEIPSSVTFIPRKKSVDAMVVDEGPRFSSANPSLISAAAAVASDGTDQCEMDEDDPKASPPPPPLMQTNSKMNSRRYRSSRADDE, via the exons ATGGCGGCCGAGgggggcggaggaggaggcggcggcggagccggGGAGGGGTTCGAGGAGCGGGTGAAGCGCCTCTTCGGGTCGCGTCTCTTCGGCGACGTCCCGAGCTCCTCCTTCCCGGCAGCTTCCTGGTCCGTCGCCGCCGGAGATGTTGAGCGCCAGCGCTGGGCGCGCCCGTCGGAGGCccgcgacgaggaggaggagcgcgccgcggccgagCGCGCCGACACGCCGTGCTCGTCCGCGTTCTACGATGCCAACGGGTGCCTCCGCGGCCGGAGGCGGCGGTCCAAGCAGGACTTTGAGGACGACCCCGAAGATgatgaggaggatgaggaggatgTGAGGGGCGAGGACGATaggaaggaggagaaggacgaggaagaggaggtTAGGGTTTCGATCGGCCTCGACCCGACTCTGGATCGGGAG GAAGAGGAGGACAAATATGATAGAGCGGCATTTGGTAAAGAAGATGCTGCAGAACGTGTGTACATGAGTGAAATCATGGATGAGGGCATTAATATGAGCATCAATACTGTAGTGCCTGACCTCCTTGATGATACCATTGATGAGATCTGTGGTTTATCCAAGGATCCTCGGGCAGATCTTGATGCAGCATCTGCAAGGCTCAGAGAAGACAATAGTTCAGGTAAAATTGGCCTTCATTCTCCAACTCAAACCAAGGAGTGTCCAACTGCTGGAATGCAAGCAATGAGAGCTCAGGATATCGGTGTGAAACCTATACTGAAGAGGAAGGAGGAGCAAGCCGATTCAAAACCAAGGAAACGTGTGAGGTTTAATGCCGATGTTAAAGAACAACCAGTGGAGCTTCTTGAacatgatgaagattctcccatGGTTCCTCAGTCCATGGATGTGGTCACAACAAAGGGCAACTTGGGCAACTCCTCCACGCCGTCTGGGGTTCCTGACTATGTTAGGAACCCTTCAAAGTACACATGTTACACTATGGAGACACCAGAGAGTACTGACGAATCAAACAGGAGAGCTCTTGCAGACTTGCACAATCTGTTAGGCAGATCAGATCCCAACAAGATGCAGCCTGAGACACCTGCTGAGATTCCTAGTTCAGTCACATTCATCCCTAGGAAGAAGTCAGTTGATGCCATGGTGGTGGATGAGGGCCCCAGATTTAGTAGTGCAAACCCATCTCTCATTagtgcagcagcagcagtagcctCTGATGGAACTGACCAATGTGAGATGGATGAAGATGACCCTAAagcatcaccaccaccaccaccactgaTGCAGACCAACTCTAAGATGAACTCCCGGCGTTACAGGTCAAGTAGAGCAGATGATGAGTAA